One window from the genome of Elaeis guineensis isolate ETL-2024a chromosome 5, EG11, whole genome shotgun sequence encodes:
- the LOC105044593 gene encoding phosphoinositide phosphatase SAC8 isoform X1 → MVEATTSERHGEGLPRTLCCRELQLQEFPDKYVIRSLDPDAPDHAFSVGRSDGHLQPHSGDLGSETPFKVATIYGVAGVIRLLAGTYVLVITARKEVGTYLGYSIYRVKSMRFLSCNEALRHSTSQEKKDEAYFMSLLRTVESTPGLYYSYERDITLNLQRACKLDEVRVHKPLWKQGDPRFVWNRNLLEELIEIKLDAFIIPLIQGSFQMVQFTLKKSPVKITLISRRCNRRLGTRMWRRGANLDGDTANFIETEQLVEFEGLKSSFLQIRGSIPLLWEQIVDLSYKPQLNIINHEEMPKVVERHFHDLLQRYGETVAIDLTDKHGDEGELSRAFAAEMEKLPHVRYVSFDFHHICGKGNFDDLRLLYNQIKENVEKQGYFLVNAEGEILSEQNGIMRVNCIDCLDRTNVTQSYLARKSLNSQLQCMGAFSSSECISMYDDIYDMFKILWAEHGDEISLEYAGTHALKGDLVRYGKQTLAGLIKDGMSALSRYYLNNFQDGIRQDAMDLISGRYSVSRNSPSPFQLNAFESLSYLPVASVLIVGGLTLTTLTLNQARHNAQHFVSSVVWAGLTAGVMALVKANGKQFCSRPRLCGPL, encoded by the exons ATGGTAGAGGCGACGACGTCGGAGCGCCATGGCGAAGGTCTTCCCCGAACGCTCTGTTGCCGAGAACTCCAGCTCCAGGAGTTCCCCGACAAGTACGTCATCCGATCGCTCGACCCCGACGCACCCGACCACGCCTTCTCCGTCGGCCGCTCCGACGGCCATCTTCAGCCCCACTCCG GAGATCTCGGTTCTGAAACTCCTTTTAAAGTTGCAACAATTTATGGAGTGGCTGGCGTTATAAGATTGCTTGCAG GAACATATGTTCTAGTTATCACTGCTCGGAAGGAAGTTGGTACTTATCTTGGTTATTCTATTTACCGTGTGAAGTCCATGAGATTTCTCTCCTGCAATGAGGCTTTGAGGCATTCAACTTCACAAGAA AAGAAAGATGAGGCTTACTTTATGTCTCTCCTTAGAACAGTGGAATCAACCCCTGGGTTATATTATTCGTACGAAAGGGATATAACATTAAA CTTACAGAGGGCATGCAAGTTAGATGAAGTAAGGGTGCACAAACCGCTCTGGAAACAG GGTGATCCCCGCTTTGTTTGGAACCGAAACTTGTTGGAGGAGCTTATCGAAATAAAG CTTGATGCGTTCATCATCCCCTTGATACAAGGAA GCTTTCAGATGGTACAGTTTACCCTAAAAAAATCACCTGTCAAAATTACTTTGATTTCACGAAGATGCAACAGGCGTCTAG GAACAagaatgtggagaagaggagctAATCTTGATGGTGACACAGCTAATTTTATTGAGACTGAGCAGTTGGTTGAGTTTGAAGGTCTTAAATCCTCATTTTTACAG ATTCGAGGTTCTATTCCACTTCTTTGGGAACAAATAGTAGACTTGAGCTACAAGccacaacttaatataattaatcaTGAAGAAATG CCAAAAGTTGTGGAGCGCCATTTCCATGATCTATTACAAAGATATGGGGAGACTGTGGCGATTGACCTAACTGATAAA CATGGTGATGAAGGTGAGCTAAGTCGTGCATTTGCTGCTGAAATGGAAAAACTTCCTCATGTCAG ATACGTGTCTTTTGACTTCCATCACATTTGTGGCAAGGGGAACTTTGATGATCTACGACTTCTTTATAatcaaataaaagaaaatgttgaaAAACAAGG ATATTTTCTTGTCAATGCTGAAGGCGAAATACTATCAGAGCAGAATGGAATAATGAGGGTGAATTGCATTGATTGCCTAGACCGAACGAATGTCACTCAG AGTTATCTAGCCAGGAAATCATTAAACTCCCAACTGCAATGCATGGGAGCATTTTCTTCCAGTGAATGCATATCCATGTATGATGACATTTATGATATGTTCAAGATAT TATGGGCAGAACATGGAGATGAGATCAGCTTGGAGTATGCTGGTACTCATGCCCTAAAGGGGGACCTTGTCAG ATATGGGAAACAGACTCTGGCTGGATTAATAAAGGATGGCATGAGTGCTCTCTCACGCTATTATTTGAATAACTTTCAAGATGGCATTCGGCAA GATGCAATGGATCTTATTAGTGGCCGTTACTCAGTCAGCAGAAATAGTCCATCTCCTTTTCAGCTAAATGCATTTGAGTCATTATCG TATCTTCCAGTGGCATCAGTTCTCATTGTTGGAGGTCTTACATTAACAACATTAACGTTAAATCAAG CCAGACACAACGCACAGCACTTCGTTTCTTCTGTAGTTTGGGCTGGCTTGACAGCTGGAGTGATGGCCCTTGTGAAAGCAAATGGGAAGCAATTCTGCTCCAGGCCACGTTTGTGTGGCCCCTTGTAG
- the LOC105044593 gene encoding phosphoinositide phosphatase SAC8 isoform X2 yields the protein MVEATTSERHGEGLPRTLCCRELQLQEFPDKYVIRSLDPDAPDHAFSVGRSDGHLQPHSGDLGSETPFKVATIYGVAGVIRLLAGTYVLVITARKEVGTYLGYSIYRVKSMRFLSCNEALRHSTSQEKKDEAYFMSLLRTVESTPGLYYSYERDITLNLQRACKLDEVRVHKPLWKQGDPRFVWNRNLLEELIEIKLDAFIIPLIQGSFQMVQFTLKKSPVKITLISRRCNRRLGTRMWRRGANLDGDTANFIETEQLVEFEGLKSSFLQIRGSIPLLWEQIVDLSYKPQLNIINHEEMPKVVERHFHDLLQRYGETVAIDLTDKHGDEGELSRAFAAEMEKLPHVRYVSFDFHHICGKGNFDDLRLLYNQIKENVEKQGYFLVNAEGEILSEQNGIMRVNCIDCLDRTNVTQSYLARKSLNSQLQCMGAFSSSECISMYDDIYDMFKILWAEHGDEISLEYAGTHALKGDLVRYGKQTLAGLIKDGMSALSRYYLNNFQDGIRQDAMDLISGRYSVSRNSPSPFQLNAFESLSPDTTHSTSFLL from the exons ATGGTAGAGGCGACGACGTCGGAGCGCCATGGCGAAGGTCTTCCCCGAACGCTCTGTTGCCGAGAACTCCAGCTCCAGGAGTTCCCCGACAAGTACGTCATCCGATCGCTCGACCCCGACGCACCCGACCACGCCTTCTCCGTCGGCCGCTCCGACGGCCATCTTCAGCCCCACTCCG GAGATCTCGGTTCTGAAACTCCTTTTAAAGTTGCAACAATTTATGGAGTGGCTGGCGTTATAAGATTGCTTGCAG GAACATATGTTCTAGTTATCACTGCTCGGAAGGAAGTTGGTACTTATCTTGGTTATTCTATTTACCGTGTGAAGTCCATGAGATTTCTCTCCTGCAATGAGGCTTTGAGGCATTCAACTTCACAAGAA AAGAAAGATGAGGCTTACTTTATGTCTCTCCTTAGAACAGTGGAATCAACCCCTGGGTTATATTATTCGTACGAAAGGGATATAACATTAAA CTTACAGAGGGCATGCAAGTTAGATGAAGTAAGGGTGCACAAACCGCTCTGGAAACAG GGTGATCCCCGCTTTGTTTGGAACCGAAACTTGTTGGAGGAGCTTATCGAAATAAAG CTTGATGCGTTCATCATCCCCTTGATACAAGGAA GCTTTCAGATGGTACAGTTTACCCTAAAAAAATCACCTGTCAAAATTACTTTGATTTCACGAAGATGCAACAGGCGTCTAG GAACAagaatgtggagaagaggagctAATCTTGATGGTGACACAGCTAATTTTATTGAGACTGAGCAGTTGGTTGAGTTTGAAGGTCTTAAATCCTCATTTTTACAG ATTCGAGGTTCTATTCCACTTCTTTGGGAACAAATAGTAGACTTGAGCTACAAGccacaacttaatataattaatcaTGAAGAAATG CCAAAAGTTGTGGAGCGCCATTTCCATGATCTATTACAAAGATATGGGGAGACTGTGGCGATTGACCTAACTGATAAA CATGGTGATGAAGGTGAGCTAAGTCGTGCATTTGCTGCTGAAATGGAAAAACTTCCTCATGTCAG ATACGTGTCTTTTGACTTCCATCACATTTGTGGCAAGGGGAACTTTGATGATCTACGACTTCTTTATAatcaaataaaagaaaatgttgaaAAACAAGG ATATTTTCTTGTCAATGCTGAAGGCGAAATACTATCAGAGCAGAATGGAATAATGAGGGTGAATTGCATTGATTGCCTAGACCGAACGAATGTCACTCAG AGTTATCTAGCCAGGAAATCATTAAACTCCCAACTGCAATGCATGGGAGCATTTTCTTCCAGTGAATGCATATCCATGTATGATGACATTTATGATATGTTCAAGATAT TATGGGCAGAACATGGAGATGAGATCAGCTTGGAGTATGCTGGTACTCATGCCCTAAAGGGGGACCTTGTCAG ATATGGGAAACAGACTCTGGCTGGATTAATAAAGGATGGCATGAGTGCTCTCTCACGCTATTATTTGAATAACTTTCAAGATGGCATTCGGCAA GATGCAATGGATCTTATTAGTGGCCGTTACTCAGTCAGCAGAAATAGTCCATCTCCTTTTCAGCTAAATGCATTTGAGTCATTATCG CCAGACACAACGCACAGCACTTCGTTTCTTCTGTAG